From a single Lentisphaera profundi genomic region:
- a CDS encoding AMP-dependent synthetase/ligase produces the protein MQTTQDNIDTSVCTVSQLLEIGLRNSSTDTFLSDWNGKSWDTISYKNFYDTVHEIAYGLLSLNLEPGAKIALFVNNDSRFCLYDTAASIAGFITVPLHLTFNDQSISYVLEHSEATLCIVNDKAQYQRLKELNPKIQYLLTDEEDIEEALSGPGLIKNSQKVALPKITGDSPLTIIYTSGTTGQPKGVLLDHKNLIILNSIVVSDLSDCIKKHDREISFLPLSHIFAKSAIYRWLWHGTSVYFTNPDQIMMHIAMVKPQTFSTVPHLLEKIYLHIANGAENNPQVDPQIYQKAFEFAHVYDSTNAEHQAMYQAFSPIYQAWQNIFGGELSFICSGGAHLRTELCRFLNNVGIIILEGYGMTEAPVLSVNPFRAPKPGTAGKAFSHTKIKIAEDGEILVSGPQIMENYYKDPEATAEVLKNDWLHTGDIGHIDEDGYLYITDRKKNIFKMSTGKFVIPTPLETALRADPFIAHVLVIGEDKRFCSALIFPELSLLPRLAKKFQLDSLNPHEICQRPELRAYYQGQIDKANTQLPKWSQIKQFQIIHEELSPLNGLLTATLKVKRKAVKINYDHIIQEIYKK, from the coding sequence ATGCAAACAACGCAGGATAATATAGACACGTCTGTATGTACAGTTTCACAGCTCTTGGAAATAGGCCTAAGGAATTCTTCGACAGATACATTTTTATCTGATTGGAATGGAAAATCTTGGGATACCATTAGCTACAAGAACTTTTACGATACGGTTCATGAAATTGCTTACGGGCTACTTTCACTCAACTTAGAACCAGGTGCAAAAATTGCACTATTCGTCAATAACGATTCTCGCTTCTGCCTCTACGATACAGCCGCTTCCATTGCCGGTTTCATTACCGTACCACTTCACCTTACTTTCAATGATCAATCGATTTCCTATGTACTTGAACATAGCGAGGCCACGCTCTGCATAGTCAATGACAAAGCTCAATACCAAAGACTCAAAGAACTCAATCCCAAAATTCAGTATCTACTTACTGATGAGGAAGATATTGAAGAAGCGCTCAGTGGCCCTGGATTAATCAAAAATTCACAAAAGGTGGCGCTTCCCAAAATCACGGGTGATTCACCACTCACAATTATCTACACCTCTGGAACCACCGGCCAACCTAAAGGCGTCCTGCTCGATCATAAAAATCTCATCATTCTCAACTCTATTGTCGTTTCAGATTTATCGGATTGCATTAAAAAACACGATCGAGAAATAAGCTTCTTACCCCTGAGCCACATCTTTGCGAAATCTGCCATTTATCGCTGGCTCTGGCATGGCACGAGTGTTTACTTCACCAACCCCGACCAAATCATGATGCACATTGCGATGGTCAAGCCCCAGACTTTCTCGACTGTGCCCCACCTTTTAGAAAAAATATATCTTCATATTGCTAATGGTGCCGAGAACAACCCTCAGGTCGATCCTCAAATCTATCAAAAAGCCTTTGAGTTTGCCCATGTCTATGATTCTACTAATGCTGAGCATCAAGCTATGTATCAAGCTTTCTCGCCGATTTATCAGGCATGGCAAAATATCTTTGGTGGGGAGCTATCATTTATATGCAGTGGTGGAGCTCACCTCAGAACCGAGCTTTGTCGTTTCCTCAATAATGTCGGTATCATCATTCTCGAGGGCTATGGCATGACCGAGGCACCGGTCCTTTCCGTCAATCCTTTCCGCGCCCCTAAACCTGGGACTGCAGGCAAAGCTTTTAGTCATACAAAAATCAAGATTGCCGAAGATGGCGAAATTCTTGTGAGTGGTCCTCAAATTATGGAGAACTACTACAAAGACCCCGAAGCTACCGCCGAGGTTTTGAAAAATGATTGGTTGCATACCGGCGATATTGGTCACATTGATGAAGACGGTTACCTCTATATCACTGACCGTAAAAAGAATATCTTTAAAATGTCTACGGGTAAATTTGTTATCCCGACTCCGCTCGAGACCGCACTTAGGGCCGATCCCTTTATTGCTCATGTACTCGTTATAGGCGAAGATAAACGTTTCTGCTCAGCGCTTATTTTTCCCGAGCTCAGCCTGCTTCCGCGCTTGGCAAAGAAATTCCAACTCGACTCACTCAATCCCCACGAGATATGCCAAAGGCCTGAACTCAGAGCCTATTATCAAGGCCAGATCGATAAAGCCAACACCCAATTACCCAAGTGGTCACAAATTAAACAGTTCCAAATTATTCACGAAGAGCTCAGTCCCTTAAATGGACTGCTCACTGCAACATTAAAAGTGAAGCGCAAAGCTGTCAAAATTAATTACGATCACATCATTCAAGAAATTTATAAAAAATAA